In one Bos mutus isolate GX-2022 chromosome 19, NWIPB_WYAK_1.1, whole genome shotgun sequence genomic region, the following are encoded:
- the KRT12 gene encoding keratin, type I cytoskeletal 12, translating into MSLSVRTSGLPQWLSSQSGTLGRARGMSASSIGSGYGGSAFGFGGNSGGGFSAASMFGSSSGFGSSSGVGSSSGFGGACGSSFAGGLGAGYGGAGGGGFGGLGIGFGGSSGGGSLGILPGIDGGLISGSEKETMKNLNDRLASYLDKVRALEEANTDLETKIREWYETRGSGTGDPGSQNDYSKYYPLIEDLRNKIISANIENAQLILQIDNARLAADDFRMKYENELALCQNVEADINGLRRVLDELTLARADLETQIETLNEELAYLKKNHEEELQSCRAGGPGQVSVEMDAAPGVDLTRLLNDMRAQYETIAEQNRKDAEAWFIEKSGELRKEISSNTEQLQSSKSEVTDLRRALQNLEIELQSQLAMKKSLEDSLAETEGDYCGQLSQVQQLIGSLEEQLLQVRADAERQSADYQRLLNVKARLELEIETYRRLLDGEAQGDSLVESSYVTASTSQAPSTDSSKDPNKARKIKTIVQEVVNGEVVSSQVKEIEELM; encoded by the exons ATGTCCCTCTCTGTGCGCACCTCTGGGCTGCCTCAGTGGCTGTCCTCCCAGAGTGGGACCCTGGGCAGAGCCAGGGGCATGTCTGCCTCGAGCATTGGAAGCGGCTATGGGGGCAGCGCCTTTGGCTTCGGAGGCAACTCTGGAGGAGGCTTTTCTGCTgcttccatgtttggttctagtTCTGGCTTTGGTTCTAGTTCTGGCGTTGGTTCTAGTTCTGGCTTTGGTGGTGCCTGTGGAAGTTCCTTTGCAGGAGGATTGGGTGCTGGTTatggaggagctgggggagggggctttGGAGGCCTGGGGATTGGATTTGGAGGAAGCTCAGGAGGGGGCTCTCTAGGCATTCTCCCTGGCATCGATGGAGGCCTTATTTCTGgatcagaaaaggaaaccatgaaaAATCTTAACGACAGATTGGCTTCCTATCTGGATAAGGTTCGAGCTCTAGAGGAGGCTAACACTGATCTAGAAACCAAAATTCGAGAGTGGTATGAAACACGAGGCTCTGGGACTGGAGACCCGGGGTCACAGAATGATTACAGTAAATATTATCCATTGATTGAAGACCTCAGGAATAAG ATCATTTCTGCCAACATCGAAAATGCCCAGCTCATCTTGCAGATCGACAATGCAAGACTGGCTGCCGATGACTTCAGAATGAA ATATGAAAACGAGCTGGCCCTGTGTCAGAATGTGGAGGCTGACATCAACGGCCTGCGCAGGGTGCTGGACGAGCTGACCCTGGCCAGAGCCGACCTGGAGACGCAGATTGAGACCCTGAATGAGGAGCTGGCCTACCTGAAGAAGAACCACGAGGAG GAGCTCCAAAGCTGCCGGGCCGGCGGCCCAGGCCAGGTCAGCGTAGAAATGGACGCTGCCCCTGGAGTCGACCTCACCAGACTCCTCAACGACATGCGGGCGCAGTATGAAACCATCGCTGAGCAGAACCGGAAGGATGCGGAGGCCTGGTTCATTGAAAAG AGTGGGGAGCTCAGGAAGGAGATTAGCAGCAACACGGAGCAGCTTCAGTCCAGCAAGAGTGAGGTCACCGACCTGCGGCGCGCGCTTCAAAACCTGGAGATAGAGCTCCAGTCCCAGCTCGCCATG AAGAAATCCCTGGAGGACTCGCTGGCTGAAACCGAGGGCGACTACTGCGGCCAGCTGTCCCAGGTGCAGCAGCTCATCGGCAGCCTGGAGGAGCAGCTGCTGCAGGTGCGCGCCGACGCCGAGCGCCAGAGCGCCGACTACCAGCGGCTGCTGAACGTCAAGGCCCGCCTGGAGCTGGAAATTGAGACCTACCGCCGCCTGCTGGACGGCGAGGCCCAAGG TGACTCTCTGGTGGAAAGTTCATATGTGACAGCCTCCACATCTCAAGCACCATCAACTGATTCCTCTAAAG
- the KRT20 gene encoding keratin, type I cytoskeletal 20: MSSSIYRRGVAPSVYGGAGGHGTRISTSRHLANYGSDPAGGNLFAGNEKMTMQNLNDRLASYLERVRSLEQSNSHLEQQIKHWYETNTPSAGRDHSAYMGQIKELRDQIKDAQLQNARCVLQIDNAKLAVEDFRLKYEAERGICQTVVADLHGLKRVFDELTLTKADLEIQIEELTKDLHLLQKEHEEEVRSLRAHLGNNVNVEVDAPPSLNLGAIMNEMRQKYDAMAQENLQKAKEQFEIQINDLQQQVTVSTEELKGTKDQIKEQRHTYQVLELELQSLLNMKEALEHTLEETNARYGSHLAKIQARLNSLEGQLVQVRTDTERQIHEYNILLDIKIRLEQEIATYRRLLEGEDVKEYQLSTLDEKDIKKTRKIKTVVQEVVDGKVVSSEVKEVEESV, encoded by the exons ATGAGCAGCTCCATATATAGGAGAGGGGTCGCACCCAGCGTGTATGGAGGGGCTGGAGGCCACGGCACCCGCATCTCGACGTCTAGACACTTGGCAAACTATGGGAGCGACCCTGCTGGAGGAAACCTGTTTGCTGGCAATGAAAAGATGACCATGCAGAACCTAAATGACCGCCTAGCAAGCTACCTGGAAAGAGTGCGGTCACTGGAGCAGTCCAACTCCCACCTTGAACAGCAGATCAAGCACTGGTATGAGACCAACACACCTAGCGCCGGTCGGGACCACAGTGCATATATGGGACAAATCAAAGAGCTGCGAGACCAG ATTAAAGATGCTCAACTGCAGAATGCTCGATGTGTCCTACAAATCGATAATGCTAAACTGGCTGTGGAGGACTTCAGGCTGAA GTATGAAGCTGAGCGGGGGATTTGCCAGACAGTGGTGGCTGATCTTCATGGCCTGAAAAGGGTCTTTGATGAGTTAACTCTAACGAAGGCAGACTTGGAGATTCAAATTGAAGAGCTGACTAAAGACCTGCATCTCCTCCAAAAAGAACATGAGGAG GAAGTGAGGAGCCTACGCGCTCATCTGGGCAATAATGTAAATGTAGAGGTGGATGCTCCTCCAAGCCTGAACCTTGGTGCCATCATGAATGAAATGAGGCAGAAATATGATGCCATGGCCCAGGAGAACCTTCAGAAAGCCAAAGAACAGTTTGAGATACAG ATTAATGATCTGCAACAGCAAGTCACAGTGAGCACTGAAGAGTTAAAAGGAACCAAGGATCAAATAAAAGAGCAGAGACACACCTACCAGGTCCTGGAACTAGAGCTCCAGTCCCTTCTCAACATG AAAGAAGCTTTGGAGCATACACTAGAGGAGACCAATGCTCGTTATGGTAGCCACTTGGCCAAAATCCAGGCACGGCTAAACTCCCTCGAGGGCCAACTGGTGCAGGTTCGGACCGACACAGAACGCCAGATCCATGAATATAATATCCTCCTTGACATAAAGATCCGGCTTGAGCAGGAAATTGCTACCTACCGTCGTCTTCTGGAAGGAGAAGATGTCAA agaaTATCAGTTGAGCACTCTGGATGAGAAAG ATATAAAGAAAACCAGGAAGATTAAGACAGTCGTGCAAGAAGTAGTGGATGGCAAGGTTGTGTCATCTGAAGTCAAAGAAGTGGAAGAAAGTGTATGA